DNA sequence from the Candidatus Brocadiia bacterium genome:
AATCCCAACCACTTCATAGGTCCGGGCATCGAATACCGGCCCGCCGGAATTGCCCGGAAGAATGGGAGCCGATATTTCCCAATAATCCGGCTCGATAATCGATATAATGCCGTACTGTTCAACGTCAGCGCATTTGAGACAAAGGAATGAAGGGGAATAAGTTGCAGATATCAAGGAGTTTTGGGGGGAGAAAACTCCTTGAAAAATCGACTCGA
Encoded proteins:
- a CDS encoding trypsin-like serine protease, yielding ESIFQGVFSPQNSLISATYSPSFLCLKCADVEQYGIISIIEPDYWEISAPILPGNSGGPVFDARTYEVVGISVWVHTCKEQLVTTMAGIVPIQKIYDFLESVSQEYAGSNSLLTPFGLTASKRGNNVCFK